A single Vigna radiata var. radiata cultivar VC1973A chromosome 8, Vradiata_ver6, whole genome shotgun sequence DNA region contains:
- the LOC106771362 gene encoding leucoanthocyanidin reductase, whose amino-acid sequence MVTSPSIPAATKGRVLIIGATGFIGKFVAEASLRTAHPTYLLLRPPPLVPSKEAIVKTFQEKGAIVIHGVINDKDFVEKILKEYEIDIVISAIGAKSLLDQLVLVEAMKSVKTIKRFLASEFGHDVDRADPVEPGLTMYKEKRLVRRMVEQSGVPYTNVCCNSIASWPYYDNCHPSQLPPPLDQLQIYGHGNVKAFFVDGIDIGKFTMKVIDDVRTVNKNVHFRPSSNCYSINELASLWEMKIGRTIPRVTVTEDDLLAVAAENCIPRSIVASFTHDIFIKGCQVNFKIDGVDDVEISSLYPDEGFRSLEDCYEEFARMIDDKIHKGEHKITGTKPVVEAVPITASCG is encoded by the exons ATGGTAACGTCACCATCCATTCCCGCCGCCACCAAGGGTCGTGTTCTCATAATCGGAGCAACGGGTTTCATAGGCAAGTTTGTGGCTGAGGCAAGCCTCCGCACCGCACACCCCACCTACTTGCTTCTCAGGCCACCACCTCTTGTCCCTTCCAAGGAAGCCATTGTTAAAACCTTCCAAGAAAAAGGTGCCATTGTCATTCAC GGTGTGATAAATGACAAGGACTTTGtggaaaagattttgaaagagTATGAAATAGACATTGTCATTTCTGCCATCGGTGCCAAGAGCTTGCTGGATCAGCTTGTACTGGTGGAGGCCATGAAATCTGTTAAGACTATTAAG AGGTTTTTGGCTTCAGAGTTTGGGCATGATGTTGACAGAGCGGACCCTGTGGAGCCAGGTCTAACAATGTACAAGGAGAAGCGATTGGTTAGGCGCATGGTTGAGCAATCTGGGGTGCCATACACCAATGTTTGTTGCAATTCCATTGCTTCTTGGCCTTACTATGACAATTGCCACCCATCTCAGCTTCCTCCACCCTTGGATCAGTTGCAAATATATGGTCATGGTAATGTCAAAG CTTTCTTTGTTGATGGCATCGATATTGGGAAGTTCACCATGAAGGTTATTGATGATGTGAGAACAGTGAACAAAAATGTTCATTTTCGACCATCTAGCAACTGCTATAGCATCAATGAACTTGCTTCTTTGTGGGAAATGAAAATTGGCCGCACAATCCCCAGAGTGACGGTAACAGAAGATGATCTTCTAGCAGTAGCTGCAG AAAATTGCATACCCCGAAGTATTGTGGCATCTTTCACTCATGACATATTCATCAAAGGTTGTCAAGTTAACTTCAAGATAGATGGagttgatgatgttgagatCAGCAGTTTGTATCCTGATGAAGGATTCAGAAGCTTGGAGGATTGCTACGAGGAGTTTGCTCGTATGATTGACGACAAGATTCATAAAGGGGAACATAAAATTACGGGCACAAAGCCTGTAGTGGAAGCAGTGCCAATCACAGCTTCCTGTGGATAA
- the LOC106769771 gene encoding uncharacterized protein LOC106769771, which produces MLVRRRVMSWRRVAKALQALVAHALLFSFTLLLVLKLDHLLPDSWTWWKVFSPLWLFHAVVARGRFSLPAPSIPHDRRWAPFHSLVATPLLVAFELLLCIHLGSSYDMNLRIVFMPLVFFEMVVLFDNIRMCRALMPGDDENLTDEAVWETLPHFWISISMVFLIAATVFTLLKICGDVAALGWWDLFINYGIAQCFAFLVCTKWHNPTIHGGCHITEPCSSSNTIRYLDMSRGRLVTYADEDREQNGFCNLQDIGGHIMKIPFIGFQILLFMHLEGTPSSAKNLQHWVIFSPLFLLQGAGVLFAAYRLIEKIVLLLYSGDIPERYSSIASKSRECFGFFRHGSRLLGWWSIDEGSKEEEARLFFSGSSGYNTFTPDTVKKMPRADLVEEIWRLQAALGEQTEVTKFSQEEYERLQNEKILCRICFEEQINVVLLPCRHHIICSTCCEKCKRCPVCRGTIEERMPVYDV; this is translated from the exons ATGCTGGTTCGGAGGAGGGTGATGAGTTGGAGAAGGGTGGCGAAGGCCCTGCAAGCTCTGGTAGCTCATGCTTTGCTTTTCTCTTTCACTCTTCTCCTTGTTCTCAAGCTTGACCATCTCCTTCCTGACTCATGGACATGGTG GAAAGTATTTTCTCCTCTATGGCTTTTTCATGCTGTGGTGGCACGAGGCAGGTTTTCCTTGCCTGCTCCTTCGATTCCTCATGATCGGCGA TGGGCTCCTTTTCATTCACTCGTAGCAACTCCACTACTTGTTGCATTTGAGCTACTTCTTTGTATACATCTCGGGAGCAGTTATG ATATGAATTTAAGGATTGTCTTCATGCCCCTGGTATTTTTTGAAATGGTGGTTTTGTTTGATAACATCAG GATGTGTAGGGCTTTGATGCCTGGGGATGATGAAAATTTGACCGATGAAGCAGTATGGGAAACTCTTCCT cACTTCTGGATTTCAATATCCATGGTCTTCTTGATTGCTGCCACAGTGTTCACCCTTCTAAAGATATGTG GTGATGTTGCTGCTCTAGGCTGGTGGGACTTATTTATTAACTATGG GATTGCACAGTGCTTTGCCTTTCTTGTTTGTACTAAGTGGCATAATCCAACTATACATGGAGGCTGTCACATCACAGAACCATGTTCATCATCAAATACCATAAGATACCTAGACATGAGTAGAGGACGCTTAGTTACTTATGCGGATGAAGATAGGGAGCAAAATGGGTTCTGCAATCTGCAGGATATTGGTGGGCATATCATGAAAATTCCATTCATTGGTTTTCAAATACTTCTTTTTATGCATTTAGAG gGAACGCCATCCAGTGCAAAAAATCTGCAACATTGGGTCATTTTTTCACCACTTTTTTTGTTGCAAGGAGCTGGGGTTTTATTTGCTGCATATAGATTAATAGAGAAGATAGTTCTTTTACTCTACAGTGGAGATATTCCTGAAAGATACTCATCTATAGCATCAAAGTCTCGTGAGTGCTTTGGGTTCTTTCGACATGGCTCAAG GTTACTTGGTTGGTGGTCAATAGATGAAGGAAGTAAAGAGGAAGAAGCTAGACTATTTTTTTCTGGGAGTTCTGG GTATAACACTTTTACCCCTGATACAGTGAAGAAAATGCCTAGAGCAGATCTGGTTGAGGAG ATTTGGAGATTACAAGCTGCATTGGGTGAGCAAACAGAAGTTACAAAATTTAGCCAGGAGGAGTATGAAAGGCTTCAAAAT GAGAAGATCTTATGTAGAATTTGCTTCGAAGAGCAGATTAACGTGGTCCTCCTTCCTTGTAGGCATCACATTATTTGCAG CACCTGCTGCGAAAAATGTAAACGGTGCCCTGTCTGCCGTGGCACCATTGAAGAAAGGATGCCTGTATATGATGTGTAG